A segment of the Desulfonauticus submarinus genome:
TCTTCTAATCGTTTTAATTGCACGCTATCTACAACAGTTAAGATTACTTTTTTATGTTTATGACTATAACTTCCTTGTCCATAAAGATAAGTGGCGCCTCTATGAAGACGTCTACTTATTTCTTCTACTATTTTTTCTGGCTGCTCAGCTATTATAATTACCATTTTGCGTTGATTAAATAAACCTAAGAAATATTCTCCCACATAAGCTGCTATGCCAATGGCAATGAGAGAATATAATATTAAATCCAAGGATAACACCTTTAAGCCAAAGCTAAAGATAATTAGAGTGAGAAGAAAGTTTGTTTGACCTATTCTAAGATTAAATTTATTATATAAGATTATGGCAATAATGTCTGTGCCTCCTGTTGAACCAAGACTGCGATAAGAAAATCCAAGACCTGATCCTAAAAGAGTGCCAAATGCTATAGTTGCCAAAAATGTATCTTTTATGTTTATTTGAAAATTTAAAACAAATAAAAATACAGAAGTAATAAACATACCATATAAGCTATATAAAAAAAACCTTCTACTCACATATACATATCCAAGAAGAAAGATTGGTACATTAAGGATAAAAAAGATATAAGATATTTTGAACTGAGGATATAGATAATGTAAAATTAAAGAAAGGCCAGATATACCTCCTGAAATAAGGTTATGATGTAGTCCAATTCCTTTAATGGCTAAAGAAATGAGTAAGGCTGAGATAGTGAGTAAAATTAAATTCCACCAAGGGCTATAAGTAAAAGAAATAAGTTTTTTTTTCATAAGTGCTTCCTTTTTAAATTTTTAGAAAAGCTAGAGGAGTTTTTATGCAATTTGAACCAGTTAGCCTTAGTTGGCAAGATGTTTATTTAAATTATTTTGTCAAGATGCAAGAAAAACCTTCTGATTTGAGTTTTGTCAATATATTTGGTTGGGCAGAAGAATATGGTTTACAACTAATTGAAAAAAATAATTTTCTTTGGCTGAAACAAACTTCTCCTACAGAGATTTTTTGGCCCCCAGTAGGAGATTGGGAAGTAGAGTGGAATAACGTGCTTACTTCTCTTCCATTTCCTGTATATTCTTTAGAAAGAGTTCCAGGTAGTTTAGCTTTTATATGGGAAAAACAATTTTCTAATATTAGGATTATTCCTCAGAGAGAACACTGGGATTATGTTTACTTAGTGAAAGAATTAATTGAGTTATCTGGGAATCGTTTTCACAAGAAAAAGAATTTACTAAATCAGTTTTTCAAAAAATATAACTATGTTTATAAAGAGTTACAACCTAAAGATATTGAGGAAGTCTTAACTTTGCAAACAGAATGGTGTTTATGGAAGGAGTGTGCAGACTCAAAGGCATTGGAGGCAGAAAATAAAGCCATTTTTCGAGTTCTTAGTTCTTGGGAACAACTTAAGAATCTTTTTGGAGGAGCTATTTGGATAAATAATCAGATGGTGGCTTATACCATTGCTGAACCTTTAGATCATGAGACTTTGGTAATACACTTTGAAAAAGGTTGTCCTAAAATAAAGGGTATATATCAAGCAATTAACTATCTCTTTTTAAAAAACTCTGCGGATAACTTTAAATTTGTCAATAGAGAACAAGATTTAGGGGACATTGGCTTACGTAAAGCCAAAAAGTCATATAATCCATATGGTTATGTTAAAAAATATAAAGTCGATTTAGGATTATCTTAAAATAGAGATATGAACTTTTACAGGTAAATTTTTAGACTAGATAGTAAGTAAGCTAAAACAGTATAAATCTTTAATTTTAAAAAGAATATTAAAATTAAATTTTGTTTTATAATTAAATTTTGATAGGCAACTGTATATTTTTAGCGTTCTCTTTTTAAGTTTTGTAATTAAATTAAAATAAAAAAAATATAAATATTTTTAAGCAGATGCTTATTGACAAATTTTTAAAATGTAATAAAGTCTACCTAAAATAGGGTGGAGGATTTTAAAGTTATTTGAATTTAACTTTAGGAGGGGGAGAGATGGAAGAATATTTAAAACAAGCGTTAGACATAGTTAAAGCACAGGCTTCTGTTCGTTCAATGACAGAAGAAGAAATTACATCTATGGTGCACAAGATTGCAGAAGGTATTAAAAGAGTTGTGGAAGGTAGAGAAGATGCGTCTCAAGCTCCTGTTATAGATCCTAAAAAAGCTATTAAAGAGAGAACTATTGTTTGTTTAGAGTGTGGTAAGAGTTTTAAAGTATTAACTAAAAAACATTTAGCATCTCATGGGTTAACTCCAAAAGAATATAAAGAAAAATGGGGTTATAAGAAGAATACTTCTTTGGTTTGCAAGTCTTTAGCTCGGGAAAGAAGAAAGAAAATGGAATCTATGAAACTTTGGGAAAGGCGTAAAGCTAGATAGTATTAGTAGTAGGTTGTAAGTCATTTTTTGAGTTAGGTGAAAAAGGGCTTTAGGAGTTCCTAAGGCCCTTTTTTTGTGTTTTTTTTCTCATACTTGCCCTTATCCAGATTTTTAGGTTGGGAAGAAGTAAACTAGACTATACAGCGATAGATTGATTTATTTTTTTAAAGTGTGGTTAAAGTTAATTTTAAGATAGGATAGATATTTATGAATTGGTTATTTAATTTTTATTTGGCGATAGATCCTTATTTAATTTTTTTCTTTAGGCTTATAAAGATTCCTATTTTAGGTTTTTATTTAGGAAATTTTGTTTTGGCTTTTGTTGCTACGTTGATTGGTGAAACTACCATGGTAATAATCTATCGGGCGAACAAGTCATATTTTGATTCCTTAAATAGGGAGATGTTAGATAATCATTCTTTATCTATTCGAGCGATTATGGTTAAAAGTAAGAAACATTTTAAAGCAGCCAATACTTTAGCTAATGAGGCTTTTGGAAAGGCATTTTTTGCTAGTTTAGCCCTGTTTGCTTCCTCTCTTTGGCCAGTGCCTTTTGCTTTAGGATGGCTTGGTTTTAGATTTTCGGGTATAGATTTCCCTCTTCCTTTTATAAATTTTAATGTTGGTTATTCATCAGTTTTTATTCCCATTTATATTTTAAGTA
Coding sequences within it:
- a CDS encoding DUF2156 domain-containing protein encodes the protein MQFEPVSLSWQDVYLNYFVKMQEKPSDLSFVNIFGWAEEYGLQLIEKNNFLWLKQTSPTEIFWPPVGDWEVEWNNVLTSLPFPVYSLERVPGSLAFIWEKQFSNIRIIPQREHWDYVYLVKELIELSGNRFHKKKNLLNQFFKKYNYVYKELQPKDIEEVLTLQTEWCLWKECADSKALEAENKAIFRVLSSWEQLKNLFGGAIWINNQMVAYTIAEPLDHETLVIHFEKGCPKIKGIYQAINYLFLKNSADNFKFVNREQDLGDIGLRKAKKSYNPYGYVKKYKVDLGLS
- a CDS encoding MucR family transcriptional regulator; translated protein: MEEYLKQALDIVKAQASVRSMTEEEITSMVHKIAEGIKRVVEGREDASQAPVIDPKKAIKERTIVCLECGKSFKVLTKKHLASHGLTPKEYKEKWGYKKNTSLVCKSLARERRKKMESMKLWERRKAR
- a CDS encoding YitT family protein, coding for MKKKLISFTYSPWWNLILLTISALLISLAIKGIGLHHNLISGGISGLSLILHYLYPQFKISYIFFILNVPIFLLGYVYVSRRFFLYSLYGMFITSVFLFVLNFQINIKDTFLATIAFGTLLGSGLGFSYRSLGSTGGTDIIAIILYNKFNLRIGQTNFLLTLIIFSFGLKVLSLDLILYSLIAIGIAAYVGEYFLGLFNQRKMVIIIAEQPEKIVEEISRRLHRGATYLYGQGSYSHKHKKVILTVVDSVQLKRLEEIIFSLDPHAFVIEDNTLNVLGKGFSRRKIY